The region GCAGTGGTCGGCCGATGTCTTTCTAATGATGGGGTTATTGCGACCCGATGTATTGCCGGTCGGTGACCTGGCACTAGTCAAAGGCCTTTGTGAAATCGATCAAAACGACTACGCCGACTCCGATGCTTTAGTCGAACGTGCCGAACGATGGCGGCCCCTTCGCAGCATCGCCACGCGGATGGTTTGGCAGTGGTATGTTAGGCAACGCGGACGCGATATCTTTTAGAGACTGATCTCTCTCGTTGGACCTGCTTCTCTCGTTGGAACTGAGCTTGATGACGAAATTGACATTTTGTGGTGCGGCGGGAACGGTGACCGGTTCATGCTCGTTGATCGACACCGGCAAGCACCGTTTTTTAGTCGACTGCGGCTTGTTTCAAGGTAGCAAAACGACTCAGGAGCTGAACTATGCTTCGTTCCCGTTCGACCCCAAATCGATTGATTTCTTATTGCTCACGCACGCCCACATCGATCACTCGGGTCTGTTGCCAAAACTAGTCAAGCAAGGTTTTCGGGGAGTGATCTATGCCACCGAACCGACGCGTGACTTGTTGAACTTCATGCTGCCCGACTCGGCCCATATCCAAGAATCCGGCGCCAAACGGCATAACAATAAGCGGCGTCGACGGGGGATGCCGCCGGTCAAACCGATCTACACCAACGAAGACGCCGAAGCCACCCTAAAGCTGTTCGCACATCATTCCTATGAAGAATGGTTTTCACCACAAGAAAACATTCAAGCAAGGTTTTGGAACGCGGGACATCTGCTCGGATCCGCGTCGGTGGAACTGAAGATCGATGAAGGCAATGCGGAACCGCTATCGTTGCTTTTCTCCGGTGATATCGGCCCCGAAGAAAAAGTATTTCACCCCGGCCCCGACGCACCGGTCGGCTACGACTACATCGTCTGTGAATCGACGTACGGCAATCGCGACCGTGATGACTACACACTCGAAAAACGCCGAGCGGCAATTCGTGACGAACTGGTCAAGGGGCTGAGCCGTGGCGGGAACGTCGTGATCCCTTCGTTTGCGGTCGAACGCAGTCAAGAACTGCTTCATGACATCGGCTACTTGCTGGCCGAAGGCGAGATCCCCCAGGCGAACGTTTACTTGGATTCGCCCCTGGCTCGACGGGCAACCGAAGTGTTCATCAAGTATGCCGGCGAACTGGAAGACGTCGAAGTTGACGAGAAAAAACTGTTTCGTCACGACCGATTCCACCTGGTTCAATCACTCGACGAGAGTAAGGCGATCAACGCGATCAAAAGTGGTGCGATCATCATTTCGGCAAGCGGGATGTGCAATGCCGGACGAATCAAACATCACCTGCGATACAACATCCATCGCCCCGAATGCACGGTTTTATTCGTCGGGTATCAATCGCCGGGAACCCTGGGACACATCATTTCCAGTGGCGCCAAAGAAGTTCGGATTCATGGCAACACGTACAAGGTCCGGGCCGACATCCGCAGTCTCGGTAACTACTCGGCCCACGCCGACCAGCAGGAGTTACTCGCTTGGATTTTGTCGCGTTGCCCGATCACCGGCGGACTGTTTCTCAACCACGGTGAAGACGACGCCCGGCAGGGCCTTCGCGATCTGCTGGGCGAACGAGGCTTGGACATCGAACGAATCTACATGCCGACGTTTGACGAGACCTTTGAACTTCACCCGGGCACTCGGCCGCTCTCCAAAGGCGTCGCGGGTCCTCGATTGGACCTTGACCACGTCGCTCACGATTGGCACAACGACTACGCCGAATTCATGATCGGTTTGACGCAAGCGCTTGAGCATTCGTCGGACCGTGAAAAGTATGACTTGATCGCGAAACTGAAAGCCAGCCTGGCATCGTGACCCCGATCATCCTGCACCTTTCTTAACTACCTGACGGAGTGACCGTTGAACGTAAGCGATTTTTTGGAACAACATTTCCGTCACTTTAACGCGCGCGAAACACTGGCCGCGGCCAAGGCTTACCGAGAATTCATCGACAACCAAAACGGCCGCATGATGGTCACGCTCGCCGGGGCAATGAGTACCGGCGAACTCGGTTTGTCGCTTGCCGAAATGATTCGCCAAGGCAAAGTCCACGCGGTGACCTGCACGGCGGCCAATCTCGAAGAAGATATCTTCAACCTGGTCGCCCACGACGAATACCGCGTGATCGAAGATTGGCGGGCGCTGTCGGCCGACGATGAAGTCAAATTGCTTGACGAAGGGTTCAACCGAGTGACCGACACCTGCATTCCCGAAACGGTGATGCGGCACATCGAGTCGCGACTGCTGAACCTTTGGAAAAACGCCGCCGAAGAGGGCAAGCCAAGAACACCGGCGGAGTTCATGTTTGAACTTCTCGACGACCCGCAACTCCCCGAGCACTTCCAAGTCCCTCGTGAGAACAGCTGGCTGGCTGCGGCAAAAGACGCGGGCATCCCGGTCTATGTCCCCGGCGTCGAAGACAGCACGATGGGTAATATCTTTACCGCGCGAGTGATCGACGGCAGTTTGCCAAGTCATGCGGCCATGCACCCCGGTACCGAACAACTGCAACGCCTCTCGATGTGGTACCAAGAAACGTCCGCAAATCATCCGATTGGGTTCTTTCAAATCGGTGGTGGGATCGCCGGTGACTTTCCCATTTGCGTCGTTCCGATGATGCGGCAAGACCTGCGGTTGGACATTCCACTGTGGTCGTACTTTTGCCAAATCAGCGACGCCCAGCCAAGCTATGGCGGTTACAGCGGTGCGGTCCCCAACGAAAAAATTACCTGGGAAAAGCTCTCTCGCGAGACACCCAAGTTCATGATCCAAAGCGATGCCTCGATCGTCGCACCGCTTGTCTTCGCCTATGTCCTGGGTTGGTAGCAACTGGCGGGGCTTTGTTTCGATTTAGCCTAAAGCTCAGCCGCCTGATGCTTCGTTAACACTTGAAAATACGTGTTAGAGTCATCAGCCGACGGGCGTTAACCCCGGTTATTGCGCCGAAACCGTGGCTAACGCCATGCGGCTCATCCTAATTTCAAAGGTTGACGAAGCACTCGCGTAGCACTTCTCTCCAAGTCATCTCAATCAGCCCAAGCTAGCAAGACGGGCGACAATCCGCCGTTGCCTAGCTTTTTTGGCGACCTGGCCACCACAATCCGCTAAAAAGGGGGCACCGGGACCACTTTTCATAATGGCATTTTTGGGGAGGTTTGTATGTCCAGGAAATATACCGGACACGGCAAAGGGTTCACGCTGGTAGAGCTTTTGGTCGTCATCGCAATCATTGGTATCTTGGTCGGGCTTCTCTTGCCGGCCGTTCAAGCGGCCCGCGAAGCGGCGCGGCGAATGAGTTGTAGTAACAACTTTCGTCAGATCGGGCTGTCGATGCACAACTATCACAGCGCCTACAAACAGCTACCGATGCAAGGTTCGGGGACGACCGGCAGCGGAGCGGGCTCTCCGCAGGTCACGAGCCCGAACAATGGCCCCAATCAAAACTGGTGGACCAACCATTCGCACTCCAACTCGTGGCGTTTAAGCGCTCTCGTCGGGATGACGGCGTTCCTCGAACAGCAAGGGATGTGGGACTTGATATCCAATCCCAACATCTACGATGCGACGGATAACTCGATCACGTACGATCCGCCTTGGCCACCGATGGGCCCCGTCCCGACCCAAGCACGGTATATCCCCTGGGTCTCAGAGATCCCCACGTTTCGTTGCCCTAGCGATCCCGGCGTCGGATTGCCTGCACTTGGCCGTACCAACTACGCGATGTGCATGGGCGATTCTTACATGTGGTCGATTCAGGGCCCCGCCGATTTGATCGACGCGGAAATGCGTCCGACGAACAACTATGCGCGGAATTCCAACGCATCTGATCGCGGCATGTTCGTGCAGCACAAACGGTCAAAGTTTCGTGACGTCCTCGACGGGCTCTCCAATACCGTCGCGATGGCAGAGATCGCGACAGATCTCGGGGATCGCGATGCGCGAACAATCGGCGACAACGAAACCACACAATACATCAATGAGATCCGCCTGAATCCCAACTTCTTGATCGACCAAGGCTACCTTGACCCGGAGCGTCCAAAATTTTGGGATCCGACCGTCGTCCCGAACGTTTGGGGGCGGGTACATGGTCGCGGTTTCAGGTGGGCGGACCATCGTAACGAGATGACTTGTGTGCACACGATCCTGCCACCGAACAAACCGCTGGCGGCTCAGCGAAATCCTGGTGGCCGCACCTTGTCTCCGCCATCAAGTCGACACCAGGGTGGCGTTCATGTGCTAATGGGCGACGGGGCAGTCGTATTCATTTCGGACTCGATCGAAGCCGGCGATTCACGCGCCGAAATGGTGTGGTGGAATGGAACCGGCGCCGCGTCACCGGGCAGTCCCAGTCCCTACGGGCTGTGGGGGGCCATGGGAACCCGGGCCTCGAGCGAAGTCATTGAAGAACAATTCAACCAATAAAGGACAACCCGAAGGAGTCTTTCAAATGAAGCGATCAATCTTTGCTTTTCTATGCCCGTTGCTTCTGTTCGTGGTGGGGTGCGGTGAAGAACAAACGCAGAACACCATGGAAAACGTCGACGCGGAAGCGCTCGCCGAGTATGAACAGATGATGGCCGAAGACGCACAGCGAACGAATGACGACAGTGACGATTCCGAATAGTCACACCGAATTCTGAGGCAGCGTCTTAAGAGCAGTTGGTGAATCGGTCGACGATCACACCGTTGCCAATGTCACCGTCCTCACGTGAGGGTGACTTCGCAGCGGTGACATTGTGGTGGCGACATTGTCCGGTCCGGATCAAGTTTACGAGTCCGATTCGTCGATGAACCAGTCGAATACCCGCATGACGTGCTGTCGATCGGCAGCCCATCAGCTACATTGCGGACTCGCCGGGGGGAAAGCCTCCCGCCGTGATTTGTCTGTTCCCCAAGCCTGCTTTCCAACAGAACCAGTCGCCCATGACGATTCGGCCTTTCAAGAAACTGCTCGTCGCCAACCGAAGCGAGATCGCAACCCGAGTTTTCCGTAGCGCTTCCGAGCTTGGCATCCGCACCGTCGCGATCTACTCGCATGAAGACCGGTATGCGTTGCACCGTTTCAAGGCTGACGAGGCATATCAAATCGGAGAGCCCGGCGAACCGATTCGGTCGTACCTGAACATCGACGCGATCGTTGCTCTCTGTAAGAAACATGGCGTTGACGCGGTTCACCCCGGCTACGGATTTCTGTCCGAACGTCCCGGGTTCGCCGAAGCACTCGAAAAAGCCGGGATCGTCTTTGTCGGCCCCAGCGTCAATTCGCTCAAGCAGCTCGGTGACAAAATGTCCGCCCGAGAACTTGCCGAAAAAGCAGGGGTGCCGGTTCTTGGCGGAAAAAATAAACCGCTCAAGTCAGCCGAAGAAGCATTGCAATTGGCCGAATCGATGGGCTACCCCGTGATGCTCAAAGCCGCGCACGGAGGCGGCGGACGCGGGATGCGTGTGGTGAAAACCCCTGACGAATTGCCCGGACAACTCGAAGCGGCGATGCGAGAATCGGCGACCGCGTTCGGCAGCGACGAAGTCTTTCTGGAACGCTTCGTCCAACGCGCACGCCACATCGAAGTGCAGATCATCGGTGACGGCAACAACCTGCTGCACCTCTTCGAACGTGATTGCAGTGTCCAACGCCGTCACCAAAAGGTCGTTGAACTCGCGCCCGCACCCAACCTGGATCCCAAAGTCCGCCAAGGACTGTGCGACGCCGCACTGCAAATCGGGCGTGCCGTCGGCACCGACGGGTCATGCTACGAGAACGCCGGTACGGTCGAGTTCTTGCTCGACACCGATTCGAACCAATTCTTCTTCATCGAAGTCAATCCACGGATTCAAGTCGAACACACGGTGACCGAAGAGGTGACCGGGATCGACATCGTTCGGTCGCAAATTTTGATCGCCCAAGGCCACCAGCTTTCCGATGACATCCTTGGCATCCCCGCCCAAGAAGACATCCGAACGACGGGCTTCGCGATGCAATGTCGGGTGACGACCGAGGACCCGGAAAACCAATTCCGCCCCGACTACGGCCGTATCAGCCACTACCGATCAGCCGCCGGCCTGGGGATTCGCCTGGATGCCGGCACCGCGTTCAGTGGCGCGGTGGTCAATCCGTTTTACGACTCGATGCTGGTGAAGGTGACCGCACGAGCATCATCGTTGGCACACGCCGCTTCACGGATGGATCGCTGCTTGCAAGAGTTTCGGATTCGGGGTGTGAAAACGAACATCCCGTTTTTGTTAAAGCTGATCAATCACCCGACGTTCTTGGCCGGAGAGTCGACGACGCGATTGATCGACACCACGCCGGAACTGTTCGAGCTGCCGCGTCGTCGCGACCGCGCAACTCGTTTACTGACGTTCCTCGGCGAAACGATCGTCAACGGAAACGAGCTTGTCGTCGGTCGGCCGCAAGCGTCCCGTCGACACCCCGCACCGGTTCCCGAAATCGATCGCAAGGAAGCGCCCCCCAAGGGGACCAAGGACATCTTCCGCGAATCGGGTGTGAAGGGCCTAGTCGAATGGATCAACAAACAACAAGGTCTGCTGCTCACTGATACAACCATGCGCGACGCGCACCAATCGCTACTGGCGACGCGTGTTCGAACGTATGACATGCTGCAAATCGCCCCGGCATACTCGCAATTGGCATCTCAATTATTCTCGCTGGAAATGTGGGGCGGTGCGACGTTCGACACCAGCATGCGATTTCTGAAGGAGTCGCCTTGGCAACGCCTGTCCGACCTTCGCGATGCGGTGCCGAACATCCTGACCCAGATGCTGCTACGGGCAAGCAACGCGGTCGGCTACACCAACTACCCCGACAACGTCGTACGATTGTTTGTCCGCGAAGCGGTCCAAGCCGGGATGGATGTGTTCCGTGTTTTCGATGCGCTCAATTGGCAACAGAATATGAAAGTTGCCATGGAAGCGGTCATCGAAGAGGGTGGGATCTGCGAAGCATCGATTTGCTACACCGGTGACCTGCAAAATCCCAAACGCACCAAGTACGACCTGAAGTATTACGTCGACCTGGCCAAGCAGCTTGAAAAGATGGGCGCCCACTTGCTGGCCATCAAAGACATGGCGGGCTTGCTGAAACCGAAAGCAGCGACCACGCTGGTCCGCGCCTTACGCGAAGAGATTGGCATTCCGATTCATCTTCACACACACGACACCGCCGGCATTCAAGCGTCAACGATCTTGACCGCCGCCGACGAAGGACTGCAGATCGCCGACGCCGCGTTCGCACCGATGTCGGGCGGAACCAGCCAAGTCAACTTGAATTCGATCGTCGAAGCACTCCGTGATACACCTCGGGCGAGCGATTTGGAAACCGAGGCGTTGACCAAGATCGCTACCTACTGGCAGGCCGCCCGCGAATTCTACCTACCGTTCGAAAGTTACGTGCTGCCAGCGACCGGTGACCTCTATGAACATGAGATGCCCGGTGGTCAGTACACAAACTTATTTCAACAGGCGCGTGCACTAGGGCTATCAGACCGCTGGGCCGAAGTCTGCCGCGCCTATGCGGAGGTCAACCGATTGTTTGGCGACATCGTCAAGGTCACGCCGACCAGCAAGGCAGTCGGTGACATGGCGCTGTTCCTTGTCGCCAACGAGATGTCTGCCGACGATGTGCTGACAAGCGAAAAAGCATTGGCATACCCGGCCAGCGTCATCGACTTGATCGGCGGACGTATGGGCCAGCCACCGGGCGGTTTCCCCGAACCGGTGATCAAGAAAGTGATGGGCGAACAACCTCCGTTGACCACCCGACCCGGTGAATCGATGCCGGATGCGGACGTCGATGCCGCCCGCGCGACGGCCGCCGAACAGTTCGGTGAAGCCGCGTCGGATCAATTGGCCGTGACTCAGTTGCTCTACACCAAAGTCTTTAAAGATTTTGCCGAGCACTACCGCAAGTACGGTGACGTGTCAAAGCTACCGACCCCGAACTTTTTCTATGGCCAAGAGCACGGCGAAGAGATCGCGGTCGATATCGAAAAAGGCAAACGCCTGATCGTGAAGTTCCTGACCGTCGGACAGCCACATCCCGATGGGACGCGTACGGTTTTCTTTGAACTCAACGGCCAACCGCGTGAAGTGACCGTGACCGACAAGTCACTCGAACCAGAAACCAAAAAAGCGGTCAAAGCCGACCCTAGCGACGACAACCAAGTCGCCGCCAGCATGCCGGGGATGGTCATCACGGTGGCCGGTGCCGAAGGCGATAAAGTCAAAGAGGGGCAAAAGCTGATGGTGCTCGAAGCGATGAAAATGGAAACCACCATCAACGCACCGAAGGCCGGGACGATCAAGTCGATCCAGACTCCCGCCGGTACCCAGGTCGAAGCCGGGGACTTGCTGGTCGTTCTCCAATAGAAGCCCGCCGATTCGGCGAGCCGTGAAAGGTTTGTCACCGCGAAGGTTTGATCGAATGGACTCGCGTCAGATGTTGGGGTAAGGGCCTTGGATATGAAAACAAGGCTAAACCGGGGCCCGCGGCTAATCGACATGCAGCATCAGCCGAATGGTGTTGGCCACGGTTGTTTGGCAGTCAGCGGGCAGAACACCCGGCGGCGGAGTGCCGAAAGCCTTGGCGGCTTCCGCTACGATCGGAGGCGATTAGACTGGTGGGTCCTGATCATCGATGCCGACGACATACGAATGAAACGAACCCACAGAAACTTTCTGGTGACGCTTTGCCTGACCAACCTAGTTTGGGCCGCTAACCTTGTCGCCGCACCACCGCTGCCGCCGCTTGAATCGATCGAAGCGGCTTCGCGCGCGCGGTGGTTGATCGAAGGCCCGGTGATTGACGCCAAGACGGGCAGTTCGGTGGAAGCATTCACCGTGATTCCCGGTTCGATTTCCACCGATGATAACGGCCGAGCGACGATACGATGGCGAGAGAATCTCAAGCGTGAGATGAAGGCAGGACATCTACAGTGGCCGCGTACGAGCGGCTTCTCGGTCATGCGTTTCAAGATCATCGCCGAAGGCTACCACCCCGTCGTCAGCCCCATCATCCGCCGTGGTGGGCCCCATCTTCGAATGCGTGTGAAGCTTCGGCCCATGGCATCTGATTCCAAATCTGACTCGTAAGGCGGAGCCAAACGCAATAGGCTATTCCGACTGACGTCGATAAATCAGCCTGGCATCGTCATCGAACTTGTCGATCATGATCAGTCTAAATTGTGGGGCGACGGCCAGCGATTCGATTCCGCTACCAAGAATCGGCCCCGGTGCGGTTGCCCCGCCAAAGATTTTGGGGCCCAGGTACGCATGGATCTCGTCAATCAAGCAGTCCTCGGGCTGACTCCCGATCAAGCTAGCCATCAAATTTGGGCCACCTTCGACCATCACGTTCGTCGCCGGTCGGTGACCGTGTAGGCCGTCGGCACACTTTCGCAAGACGCCTTCGATGCTGTCGTTTTCCGCATCGCAAACCAAGCCCGCTTGTTCCAGCCACGCCCGTTCATCGGGATCGACGAATGGACTGGTAAACAAAAATGTGGGGATCTCCTTTGCGGTGCAAACGAGTTTGGAGTCTCGTGGTGGCAGTCGTCCGCGCGAGAAAATCAATCGATTCGCGACCCGTGGCGGCGTAAGCGGTTTGCCATCGTCGTCAACCAACCTTGCGTTGAGCATGGGATCATCGGCGAGCACCGTTCCCATTCCGGCAAGAATTGCATCGACACGGGCACGCAAGCGATGCACATGGACGCGCGATTGCGGGCCGCTGATCCATTGGCTTTCGCCGTCGACGGTCGCGACACGTCCATCGATCGTCATGGCCCACTTTGCGATCGTCCACGGCAAGCCCTTCTGCACTCGTTTTAGGTACGGCGCGTTGAGCTGTTCTGCTTCATCGCGCAAGACACCGACGGTAATTTCGATCCCGTGGTCACGAAGTGCTTTCAGTCCGCCGCCGTCGACCTTCGGAAATGGATCCTGCATCGCGATCACAACGCGACTGACTTTGGCATCTATCAACGCTTGGCTACACGGGGGCGTTTTCCCAAAGTGGCAACAGGGTTCCAACGTAACGTAAGCCGTCGCGGATTCCGCATCGGCGATTGATGGCAGACTTCGTAACGCTTCGACTTCGGCATGGGGGCCGCCGAATCGCTTGTGATAGCCTTCCCCGATACGATGACCGTCCTTGACCAAAACACAGCCGACCATCGGATTCGGTTCGGCGTAGCCTTCACCGGACGCCGCTAGTTGCAGCGCCCGTTGCATCCAATGTCGATCACGATTGGCGTCGACGACGGTGTTCGCAGGCATCGCGTCAGGCTCAATCCATGCCGGGAACCCAAAGTTTCCCGCCACCGCCTTCGGAGGAGTCACCGCCGCCGGGTGAGTCCGGCGTCCACAATCCTTCCGAAGCTGGGTTAGCCGCTTGCTGCGGTGCTGGTGCGGGAACGAAATCGTTGCCCGGTGCGACCGGACCAGCAGGTGCGCCACCGGGTGCGCCGCGCATCGAGCCGTCGGGCCGAATCACGCCCAACTGAACAAGAATCTGTTGCACGCGAGCCATCACCGCCGGATCGTTGCCGTAGTTTTGCTCGATTTCCATGATGGTGCTGCGGAAGCCTTCTTGGTCGGCCGTCATCAAACACAGTTCCATCTGCATCATCAGGACAGGCGAATAATTCAACTGATGCAGCTTCGCGAATGCGACGGCTTGATTGGCCGTCGAGATCCCGATCGCGGGCTCCGGCGCCGACGAAATCGCCATCAAGTAACCTTGCAACGCCATTTGTTTCTCGTCGTCGGTCGACGCAGTCGGTGCGACTTTCTCGACCAACTCGGTGGCAAAGCGATACGATTCCAATCGCGCCCCGATTTGACGCGTCGCGGCGGCAAGGTAGTAGATCCCCATCGTGTCCAGTTCCGAGGTGTCGACTCGGAAATAATCCGCCGGACACAACCGCCCGGCTTGTTCGGCAGTGACTTTCAACGGTGGTAACGCGTCGACCTTGGCGACTTCACGAATACGGTCAAGTCCGCCTTCGATGGTTTGCAGTCGTTCATAACCTTCGAGAATGCGAACATAAATCGCTCGCTGCAGTGCCATCGATTCATCGTCGACGACGTCGCTCAGTGAACGCCCTCCGAACAGATTGATCTGCACCGCCAACGCACGCTGCGGCATTGCCGCGACAGTGAATTCGCGATTGAGAGTTGTCAGTTCCGCAAGTGACTGTGGATCACGGAGTCGAACCGGGCGTGGGTCAAGGTTACTCATCAACGGAGTGGGCAATTGCTCACCGACTTCCAATTGCCCTTCTGGTAAGGCGTCGGACAAGACAGTCTTGATGTCGTCGATCCGATCCGCGGCAACGTCATACGCGATCACATGAGGTTCTTGATCGGTTTGACGACCGTAAACACAAGCGATCGAGACTGTCGCCGGTAGGTCCGCACCGGAGACGTCAGCATCATCGGCAGGAATTTCGCGATCGGCGATGAAGAAGGCGCTCCGTGGCGGGACCGATTCTTCGTCGATACGCAATCGCGATAGTTGAGCGGCTTCCATCTGCTTACATCGATTGCTGGCCGCCAACGCCATTTCGGCCTGCTCGACGTCTTTGAATTCGACGCGAATGTTGGCCGCCTGAACCGCCAGCACGTCGCGTTCTTTCAACAAGGCAGCGATCGCCCCGTAGCGTTGACGTTCCAGCAAATCGAGGTCTTCGACTTCCGATAGCTGACGGGCGATGTCGGACTGACGATCGATATCGCCACGCCAGATCGCACAGCAAAACAATCCGGACAACACCGCTGCTTGTCCCGGTGCGGTACGGCGCAACGATTCGAACTTGTCTTGAGCCAACAAAATCTTATTGCTGCTCAACAATGACATCGCTTCGTCATAGCGTTCTTGCCATTCGACGCCGTCGGGGCAATCAATCAATTCCGGGATATGCTTGAGCAGAAGATTGATCGCCTGCGATTGATCGAGCGATTCCATGAAGCCAGATGCTTCGTCGCTTTCGAATCCGCTCGCTCCGAGTGGCAAGAACGCAAACTGTCGTGCCGACAGCACCGAACCACTTTGAGCCAAGCCCATCGCGACGAGCAGCGCGACGTCCATCACAAATGCGTCGACGCTTTGGCCGCTCTCGTTCAGAGCTTCCAAAAGCGAATCGGTTGCCGTTTGCATCTCGCCCTTGGCAACCGAAACAGCCGCTCGCTGTGTCAATGCCAGAGGGTTCGATGGCTGCAGACGAATGAATCGCTCCGCATTTTCGGCTAACGAATCAAACTCCTGCAATCCCAACAGCAATCGACCACGGATCGCGAGCGCCCATGCCGCATCGGGATGCTCTTCCAAAATTGATTTCAATCGGTCGAGCGCCGGTACCACTTGGCCACCTTCGACCATTCGCAGCACTTTTTCCATCTGGCTGACAGAATCTTTGCACTTGCAGAATTTGATTTTCTTTCCGTTGCCACAGGGGCAGATCGCATAGGAATCGACAGACATGGATACTGGTTGCCAGTGTGAGGGAAGGCGAGCAATCTCGGCTCGCCGTTGGAATTCGACGCTCACCGTTGGGGGTGATCAAGAGCGTTTCCATGGGTGGTTTCTTGCCGGAACGGCGGGCCTGTGATTGGGCCACAAGTTCGGTGGTGCTTCGTCTAGACCCGAACGTTGGGGTCGTCCCGTCAGCCGACGGGCACCAGCCCGGCTATCGCTGAAGAACCGCAGCTAATCCCAAGTTCAGATTTTGACGAAGCGGTAGTCGCTTGACGGCGAAAGCGGCGCGCTCCGGGCCGCTAATCGTACCACGATCGCGCCGTACTGCCCAAGCCCTCACGTTTTCGCGACTCCTCATGCGACGCCCCCCGCTACGAACCGGCGATCAAAGGCTTTTCAGCGTTGGTTCGTCGCTGCGAGGGTCTTAAACAAAAGCTTGCAAAAGAAAAACGAATGCCCGTTTCTCGATCCCCGGACAGTTGCTCTCGCGAGGCCCCGCGACATTG is a window of Roseiconus lacunae DNA encoding:
- a CDS encoding MBL fold metallo-hydrolase, which produces MTKLTFCGAAGTVTGSCSLIDTGKHRFLVDCGLFQGSKTTQELNYASFPFDPKSIDFLLLTHAHIDHSGLLPKLVKQGFRGVIYATEPTRDLLNFMLPDSAHIQESGAKRHNNKRRRRGMPPVKPIYTNEDAEATLKLFAHHSYEEWFSPQENIQARFWNAGHLLGSASVELKIDEGNAEPLSLLFSGDIGPEEKVFHPGPDAPVGYDYIVCESTYGNRDRDDYTLEKRRAAIRDELVKGLSRGGNVVIPSFAVERSQELLHDIGYLLAEGEIPQANVYLDSPLARRATEVFIKYAGELEDVEVDEKKLFRHDRFHLVQSLDESKAINAIKSGAIIISASGMCNAGRIKHHLRYNIHRPECTVLFVGYQSPGTLGHIISSGAKEVRIHGNTYKVRADIRSLGNYSAHADQQELLAWILSRCPITGGLFLNHGEDDARQGLRDLLGERGLDIERIYMPTFDETFELHPGTRPLSKGVAGPRLDLDHVAHDWHNDYAEFMIGLTQALEHSSDREKYDLIAKLKASLAS
- a CDS encoding deoxyhypusine synthase family protein, which codes for MNVSDFLEQHFRHFNARETLAAAKAYREFIDNQNGRMMVTLAGAMSTGELGLSLAEMIRQGKVHAVTCTAANLEEDIFNLVAHDEYRVIEDWRALSADDEVKLLDEGFNRVTDTCIPETVMRHIESRLLNLWKNAAEEGKPRTPAEFMFELLDDPQLPEHFQVPRENSWLAAAKDAGIPVYVPGVEDSTMGNIFTARVIDGSLPSHAAMHPGTEQLQRLSMWYQETSANHPIGFFQIGGGIAGDFPICVVPMMRQDLRLDIPLWSYFCQISDAQPSYGGYSGAVPNEKITWEKLSRETPKFMIQSDASIVAPLVFAYVLGW
- a CDS encoding DUF1559 domain-containing protein, whose amino-acid sequence is MSRKYTGHGKGFTLVELLVVIAIIGILVGLLLPAVQAAREAARRMSCSNNFRQIGLSMHNYHSAYKQLPMQGSGTTGSGAGSPQVTSPNNGPNQNWWTNHSHSNSWRLSALVGMTAFLEQQGMWDLISNPNIYDATDNSITYDPPWPPMGPVPTQARYIPWVSEIPTFRCPSDPGVGLPALGRTNYAMCMGDSYMWSIQGPADLIDAEMRPTNNYARNSNASDRGMFVQHKRSKFRDVLDGLSNTVAMAEIATDLGDRDARTIGDNETTQYINEIRLNPNFLIDQGYLDPERPKFWDPTVVPNVWGRVHGRGFRWADHRNEMTCVHTILPPNKPLAAQRNPGGRTLSPPSSRHQGGVHVLMGDGAVVFISDSIEAGDSRAEMVWWNGTGAASPGSPSPYGLWGAMGTRASSEVIEEQFNQ
- a CDS encoding pyruvate carboxylase, producing the protein MTIRPFKKLLVANRSEIATRVFRSASELGIRTVAIYSHEDRYALHRFKADEAYQIGEPGEPIRSYLNIDAIVALCKKHGVDAVHPGYGFLSERPGFAEALEKAGIVFVGPSVNSLKQLGDKMSARELAEKAGVPVLGGKNKPLKSAEEALQLAESMGYPVMLKAAHGGGGRGMRVVKTPDELPGQLEAAMRESATAFGSDEVFLERFVQRARHIEVQIIGDGNNLLHLFERDCSVQRRHQKVVELAPAPNLDPKVRQGLCDAALQIGRAVGTDGSCYENAGTVEFLLDTDSNQFFFIEVNPRIQVEHTVTEEVTGIDIVRSQILIAQGHQLSDDILGIPAQEDIRTTGFAMQCRVTTEDPENQFRPDYGRISHYRSAAGLGIRLDAGTAFSGAVVNPFYDSMLVKVTARASSLAHAASRMDRCLQEFRIRGVKTNIPFLLKLINHPTFLAGESTTRLIDTTPELFELPRRRDRATRLLTFLGETIVNGNELVVGRPQASRRHPAPVPEIDRKEAPPKGTKDIFRESGVKGLVEWINKQQGLLLTDTTMRDAHQSLLATRVRTYDMLQIAPAYSQLASQLFSLEMWGGATFDTSMRFLKESPWQRLSDLRDAVPNILTQMLLRASNAVGYTNYPDNVVRLFVREAVQAGMDVFRVFDALNWQQNMKVAMEAVIEEGGICEASICYTGDLQNPKRTKYDLKYYVDLAKQLEKMGAHLLAIKDMAGLLKPKAATTLVRALREEIGIPIHLHTHDTAGIQASTILTAADEGLQIADAAFAPMSGGTSQVNLNSIVEALRDTPRASDLETEALTKIATYWQAAREFYLPFESYVLPATGDLYEHEMPGGQYTNLFQQARALGLSDRWAEVCRAYAEVNRLFGDIVKVTPTSKAVGDMALFLVANEMSADDVLTSEKALAYPASVIDLIGGRMGQPPGGFPEPVIKKVMGEQPPLTTRPGESMPDADVDAARATAAEQFGEAASDQLAVTQLLYTKVFKDFAEHYRKYGDVSKLPTPNFFYGQEHGEEIAVDIEKGKRLIVKFLTVGQPHPDGTRTVFFELNGQPREVTVTDKSLEPETKKAVKADPSDDNQVAASMPGMVITVAGAEGDKVKEGQKLMVLEAMKMETTINAPKAGTIKSIQTPAGTQVEAGDLLVVLQ